The following nucleotide sequence is from Candidatus Cloacimonadota bacterium.
TCATACATCAATTGAAAAGCAACACAATTTTCCTGCAACTTTACCTCAACATTTGGCTGAGCAAGCTGATGAGGCAATGAAAGATACTTATATGTTTGATACTCTAGGAATTTCTAAACCAGTTTTAGAACGAATTATGGAACAACGAATGGTTAACAAAATCAGAGATGTTCTAATTGAATTTGGATATGGTTTTGCTTTTATGGGAAATCAATATCGCATCAAGACTGAAACAAAAGAATATTATATCGATCTTTTATTTTACCATCGTGTTCTTAAATGCTTAATTGCAATTGAATTGAAAAGTGGTGATTTTAAACCTGAATATGCTGGCAAAATGAATTTTTATCTAAACATCCTTGATGAATATGTTCGTGAAGAAGGAGAAAATCCATCAATTGGTATAATACTCTGTGCTCAACGTGATAGAATTGAAGTTGAATTTGCTTTAAAAGGAATTAATAAACCTGTTGGTGTTTCTGATTATAAACTTACTCAAAAACTACCCAAAGAATTAAGTGATAAAATACCTTCTGCTAAAAATATTGAAGAAAAAATCCTTAATCGAATGAAAGAGTATGATGAGAAAGTTAAGTGAATTGATTAATAGGAAATGCCCATAACACAAGCCTCCACAAAGCCATTTGTAAGGTTTTTGAAAAATTGATATGTTAATCAAAGTTTAGTGATTTTTAGAAGTTGATATTTTGTTTGACTTCGTGGCAGGCTCCAACCATTAGGTCCAATTAAATGTAATAGTTTAATCTACTTGACCCGAAGTGAGATAGAAATTTTTATCAAGTTCAAAAAAATAAGGAAGAAAAAGATACAGAAATGAATGAACAAGTAAAATCAAAAAAACGAATTGCTGACCATGGGGAAGTTTTTACAGCTGAACGTCAAGTTAACGCAATGCTTGATCTGGTTAAGCAAGAAACTGAGAGAATTGATTCCAGATTTTTAGAGCCAGCTTGCGGAATCGGTAATTTTTTGATAGAAATTCTGGACAGAAAACTTTCAGTAGTAGAGCAAAGATATAAAAGAAACCAAATTGAATTTGAAAAATATTCTATCCTCGCAATTTCAAGTATTTAT
It contains:
- a CDS encoding PDDEXK nuclease domain-containing protein, producing MKKSNYELLLSDVLNEIQNARINAVSETVKVMTKLYFKIGEIIVSKQKKFGWGSSIISKLADDIKSIENTTVGFSLTNLKYMRQFYLAYKDKENLLQATLNIPWGQNVLIMQKIKIENEKQYYLRATKNYGWSRNVLLNQIKADAFSRHTSIEKQHNFPATLPQHLAEQADEAMKDTYMFDTLGISKPVLERIMEQRMVNKIRDVLIEFGYGFAFMGNQYRIKTETKEYYIDLLFYHRVLKCLIAIELKSGDFKPEYAGKMNFYLNILDEYVREEGENPSIGIILCAQRDRIEVEFALKGINKPVGVSDYKLTQKLPKELSDKIPSAKNIEEKILNRMKEYDEKVK